The Aeromicrobium yanjiei genome includes a region encoding these proteins:
- a CDS encoding adenylyltransferase/cytidyltransferase family protein: MSDVRPRYDVGYSSGVFDMFHVGHLNLLRRARNRCDHLVVGVASDEYVENLKGRPPVVPCDERIDIISALGIVDEVIIDRSEDKVAAWEQRPFDAIFKGNDWQGTPKGYRLERAMAALDVDVVYFPYTRHTSSSMLRSFLTERGE; the protein is encoded by the coding sequence GTGAGTGATGTGCGCCCCAGGTACGACGTCGGCTACTCCAGTGGCGTCTTCGACATGTTCCACGTCGGACACCTCAACCTGCTGCGGCGGGCGCGCAACCGCTGTGACCACCTCGTGGTGGGGGTTGCGAGCGACGAGTACGTCGAGAACCTGAAGGGTCGCCCCCCGGTCGTGCCCTGTGACGAGCGGATCGACATCATCTCCGCGCTCGGGATCGTCGACGAGGTCATCATCGACCGGTCCGAGGACAAGGTCGCGGCCTGGGAGCAGCGCCCGTTCGACGCGATCTTCAAGGGCAACGACTGGCAGGGGACACCCAAGGGCTATCGGCTGGAGCGCGCGATGGCCGCTCTCGACGTGGACGTCGTCTACTTCCCCTACACGCGGCACACCTCCAGCTCGATGCTGCGCTCGTTCCTGACGGAGCGCGGCGAGTGA